In the Verrucomicrobiota bacterium JB022 genome, one interval contains:
- a CDS encoding CARDB domain-containing protein: MNLHLPKLQHRSLVGMLGCSLAAPLLPVVQADTLEAGDNYVMVITESGELWTWGTSATGGLGLDTATTAINPTRVLGDREWLDVAIGADHTVAIAADGSLWAWGSNASGQLGTGGTDDRRVPQRIGYDNDWKDVDATGSYTLALKSNGVLYGWGSNNNAQLLRSPSTFPRQLSPLILNDSRNSLSGVKITAMSAGVNHVLAVDSEGRLLGWGLNASGQLGIPGLPALPSQSVQVISTDPKWVSVEAGAVQSFALDNQGQVYAFGYGTLGSLGLGGTSTASTPTRVPFPAGVQIKSIKMDRATPTHVVAISTEGDVYAWGANTPAFGQLGVDLYDDYDRVISANMQFSSPQKLVDKAVFVENVAQLDFTEVAMGDEFTLLRAGASQLYATGSNAANQLGTGLGAGGSNVFLRVPLGIPDMVAEASLSANETPYISGTFDLSLTLSNIGSGPLPSNSGLEIALYLSEDPNFSRDTDVRLPVALGADRPMQELGNEIVYNNSLAGSNQRVLTASVGLPADRLRAGTYYLFVDVNGEGTTLEANLDNNTFQVEEPLSFTPDLSVVATLTVPDAPVNVGETIALNYTLANGGTAQVVEGTTLQAFYQYLGTATGTSTTADKVAVGPIQAVEGPILPNSSTTGTLNLVLPSISAGNYRFGIFVDPANQVEEISEVNNESTDNRPGRYVQVLLSNDGSNNLKEGADFTVQPAPTSEDGQLRYLNPNTIRFNPAAGAQWQNTTALDAIQNEPNNEVQPYTPEGDNALIPQPGLVAGQSASFEIEVTGPFVVEFVWGLAATEAGIDNFNDSITFTIDGAAPFGFEDQAVISGNQGWTAYRQLVEKGATPRKLRWTYTRGTGSPAAYAFVDRIVVREELRPDLTVESVEYNSQNIELFILKSHQYLDVVINGINAGAAMEPAGGSHFFDTEVRLSRDKVWGNSDDVILGVLEELQDLDGNGRFIYGQDFDMNFCMPDGEYYLAVYVDSTRRYREINDETADEILRNTAGWPLYAYTDEETGQITNLNTEQRNGAWGIVNPFDGNTFVQIANRYTGTLASSINGVRLRYAPETNNNIWFSDEPDIVIEGRPYLEVNDLVYRPGIYYRESEWAFTFNLENSGCKDFLPGSEATLEISLAGYDTARESVEGSSTIPATTFTGNGSLDRVVATVRDVRGLPRGTSAPFRSSLRIPKYNEAAVSSYAGIEPNPDETYIPPVFPAFSVSRPEEEGEPISYLPLSTIGITDTIPGDQAPWRLDGNQNFVDPNVLRWPMFFFPSNALVGGSPYSLFFTREPAAFAPRFTITANVPLAVDELQLTFTAGIFVDVTPPRQTLRQWQTFWNIQREMPDFLRQESAAFANNDEGLGLLDNFTVPLSSGIGLDYVGQGASSIAEILALDPDGDGYTNAAEWAFVANPLKADLPGALVATDLVVEDQNGTSAEYLQVTFNALSDYSNSSFIYEVWASDSARFNGFEEDAATNTVRLLHYDPRAGGNADNAEHLRTLRPAVQAVIHNGYSYRITVRDVEALGKDASGNLTQARFIKVMAYYIPDSEFADKTPFNEGASE; this comes from the coding sequence CCTGGGGCAGCAATGCCAGCGGCCAGCTGGGCACCGGGGGCACCGACGACCGACGTGTGCCACAACGCATTGGCTACGACAACGACTGGAAAGACGTCGACGCGACGGGCAGCTACACGCTGGCCCTGAAGTCCAATGGCGTCCTCTACGGCTGGGGCAGCAATAACAACGCACAGCTCCTGCGCAGCCCGTCGACTTTTCCGCGTCAGCTCTCGCCCCTGATCCTGAACGATTCCCGCAACTCACTGTCGGGGGTAAAGATCACCGCCATGTCGGCCGGGGTAAACCACGTGCTCGCCGTCGACAGCGAAGGCCGTCTGCTGGGGTGGGGCTTGAACGCTTCCGGCCAGCTCGGCATCCCCGGCCTGCCGGCGCTGCCGAGCCAGTCGGTGCAAGTCATCAGCACCGATCCCAAGTGGGTGTCGGTCGAGGCAGGCGCCGTGCAGTCGTTCGCCCTCGACAACCAAGGCCAGGTCTATGCTTTCGGCTACGGCACTCTTGGTAGCCTTGGCCTCGGAGGCACCTCGACGGCTTCTACGCCGACCCGGGTTCCCTTCCCGGCGGGCGTCCAGATCAAGAGCATCAAGATGGACCGCGCGACCCCTACCCATGTGGTTGCGATCAGCACGGAAGGCGACGTCTATGCCTGGGGCGCCAATACCCCCGCTTTCGGCCAGTTGGGCGTCGACCTGTACGACGACTACGACCGGGTGATCTCGGCCAATATGCAGTTCTCCAGCCCGCAAAAGCTGGTGGACAAGGCGGTATTCGTCGAAAACGTGGCCCAGCTCGACTTTACTGAAGTTGCGATGGGCGATGAATTTACGCTGTTGCGGGCGGGGGCTAGCCAGCTCTACGCCACGGGCAGCAACGCAGCGAACCAGCTCGGCACCGGCCTCGGAGCAGGCGGCAGCAACGTCTTCCTGCGCGTCCCTCTCGGCATTCCGGATATGGTCGCGGAAGCAAGTCTCTCGGCCAACGAAACGCCCTACATCAGTGGCACTTTCGATCTCAGCCTGACCTTGTCGAACATCGGCTCCGGGCCCCTGCCGAGCAATTCCGGCCTCGAAATCGCCCTTTACCTGAGCGAAGATCCCAACTTCTCCCGCGATACGGATGTGCGCCTGCCGGTGGCCCTGGGGGCGGACCGCCCGATGCAGGAGCTTGGCAACGAGATCGTCTACAACAACTCGCTCGCGGGCAGCAACCAGCGTGTGTTGACCGCTTCGGTCGGTCTGCCTGCCGATCGTCTCCGCGCGGGCACTTATTACCTCTTTGTCGATGTGAATGGAGAGGGGACGACGCTGGAGGCCAACCTGGACAACAACACCTTCCAGGTTGAAGAGCCCCTGAGCTTCACGCCCGACCTTTCGGTTGTCGCCACCCTCACGGTGCCCGATGCGCCGGTAAATGTCGGCGAAACCATCGCGCTCAACTACACGTTGGCGAATGGCGGGACCGCTCAGGTGGTCGAAGGCACGACCCTGCAGGCTTTCTACCAGTATCTCGGCACGGCGACCGGCACTTCCACCACGGCTGACAAGGTAGCGGTGGGGCCAATCCAAGCGGTGGAAGGGCCCATCTTGCCCAATAGCTCGACGACGGGGACGCTCAACTTGGTCCTGCCCAGCATCAGCGCGGGCAACTACCGCTTTGGCATCTTCGTCGATCCGGCGAACCAGGTCGAGGAGATCAGCGAGGTCAACAACGAGTCGACGGACAACCGCCCGGGCCGCTACGTGCAAGTCCTGCTGTCGAACGATGGGAGCAATAACTTGAAGGAAGGGGCCGATTTTACGGTCCAGCCGGCACCGACGAGTGAGGACGGGCAGTTGCGTTACCTGAACCCCAATACCATCCGGTTCAACCCGGCGGCGGGGGCTCAGTGGCAGAACACCACTGCTCTCGACGCGATCCAGAACGAGCCCAACAATGAGGTGCAGCCTTACACGCCCGAAGGTGATAACGCGCTGATTCCTCAGCCCGGGTTGGTCGCAGGTCAGAGTGCCTCCTTCGAAATCGAAGTCACCGGGCCCTTTGTCGTGGAGTTCGTCTGGGGCCTGGCTGCCACCGAAGCAGGGATCGACAATTTCAACGATTCGATCACCTTCACGATCGACGGCGCTGCCCCCTTCGGCTTTGAAGATCAGGCGGTAATTTCAGGCAATCAAGGGTGGACCGCTTACCGCCAGCTGGTTGAAAAAGGCGCGACCCCGCGCAAGCTGCGCTGGACTTACACTCGCGGCACCGGCAGCCCGGCAGCCTACGCCTTTGTTGACCGCATCGTCGTGCGCGAAGAGCTCCGCCCCGACTTGACGGTCGAATCGGTCGAGTACAACTCGCAGAACATCGAGCTGTTCATCCTGAAGAGCCATCAATACCTTGATGTCGTCATCAACGGCATCAATGCCGGGGCAGCGATGGAACCCGCTGGAGGTTCCCACTTCTTCGATACGGAGGTTCGCCTTTCGCGAGACAAAGTGTGGGGCAACTCCGACGACGTCATTCTCGGCGTGCTTGAAGAGTTGCAGGATCTCGACGGTAACGGGCGCTTTATATACGGGCAGGACTTCGACATGAACTTCTGTATGCCCGACGGCGAATATTACCTCGCTGTCTACGTGGATAGCACCCGTCGCTATCGCGAAATCAACGACGAGACGGCAGATGAAATCCTGCGTAATACCGCCGGGTGGCCTTTGTATGCCTATACCGATGAGGAGACAGGTCAGATTACCAACCTGAATACGGAACAGCGCAACGGGGCTTGGGGCATCGTCAATCCCTTCGACGGCAACACCTTTGTGCAGATCGCGAACCGCTATACGGGCACATTGGCGAGCTCGATCAATGGTGTGCGACTTCGCTACGCTCCGGAGACGAACAACAACATCTGGTTTTCCGACGAGCCCGACATCGTGATCGAAGGGCGCCCGTATCTCGAAGTAAATGACCTTGTTTACCGACCCGGTATTTACTACCGCGAGAGCGAGTGGGCCTTTACCTTCAACCTCGAGAACTCAGGTTGTAAAGACTTCCTGCCGGGCTCGGAGGCCACTCTGGAAATCTCTCTGGCTGGCTATGACACTGCTCGAGAATCGGTCGAAGGCAGTTCTACCATTCCGGCAACCACATTTACAGGGAACGGGAGTTTGGACCGCGTCGTTGCGACGGTACGGGATGTTCGAGGCCTGCCGCGAGGCACCTCCGCGCCCTTCCGCAGCAGCCTGCGCATCCCCAAATACAATGAGGCTGCCGTTTCGTCTTATGCCGGCATCGAACCGAACCCGGACGAAACCTACATTCCTCCCGTTTTCCCAGCCTTCTCCGTCAGCCGCCCGGAAGAAGAAGGAGAGCCGATTAGCTACCTGCCGCTGTCAACCATTGGAATTACCGATACGATCCCCGGGGATCAGGCTCCTTGGCGATTGGACGGCAATCAGAACTTCGTCGATCCGAACGTACTTCGTTGGCCAATGTTCTTCTTCCCGTCTAACGCATTGGTCGGAGGCAGCCCTTATTCGCTGTTCTTTACGCGAGAGCCGGCCGCGTTTGCGCCCCGCTTCACGATTACCGCCAATGTGCCGCTGGCAGTCGATGAACTTCAGTTGACGTTTACGGCCGGCATCTTCGTTGATGTGACGCCCCCAAGGCAGACCCTGCGTCAATGGCAGACTTTCTGGAATATCCAGCGGGAGATGCCCGACTTCCTTCGTCAGGAATCTGCCGCATTTGCCAACAATGATGAAGGGTTGGGCTTGCTCGACAACTTTACGGTGCCTCTCAGCTCGGGTATCGGCCTCGACTATGTGGGCCAAGGCGCTTCGAGCATTGCAGAAATCCTTGCTCTGGATCCCGATGGAGACGGCTATACGAATGCGGCTGAGTGGGCCTTCGTGGCCAATCCGTTGAAAGCCGATCTGCCGGGAGCTCTGGTGGCGACCGATCTGGTGGTGGAAGACCAAAACGGGACTTCCGCAGAATACCTCCAGGTCACGTTCAATGCCCTGTCGGATTATTCCAATTCCAGCTTTATCTACGAAGTTTGGGCTTCGGACTCCGCTCGCTTCAATGGCTTCGAGGAGGATGCTGCTACCAATACGGTCCGTTTGCTGCATTACGACCCGCGGGCCGGTGGAAACGCTGATAATGCGGAGCATCTGCGCACCTTGCGCCCTGCCGTCCAGGCCGTCATCCACAACGGCTACAGCTACCGGATTACGGTGCGCGATGTGGAGGCTCTTGGCAAGGACGCCAGCGGCAACCTGACTCAGGCGCGCTTTATCAAGGTGATGGCCTATTACATCCCGGACTCGGAGTTCGCTGACAAGACGCCCTTCAACGAGGGCGCCAGCGAATAG
- a CDS encoding CPBP family intramembrane metalloprotease, with protein sequence MNESPLIMLLVAAGAAYLGKLWWADLQAHRRGEPNPKAFPGAVPSPLLPIWIAIGGALALVALETGGEYALGVSADQSDISWLYLLPMLAAGFGEELIFRGYLVVTKKGKAVLWASIVGFSLLFALAHYQYYTEQAEGAAWYQFSWALDKQAAWALLLLFLNSLWFYTVRFWSLNPDRSLLPCIAAHMSSNLAVFLVKLAQGHVTSLA encoded by the coding sequence ATGAACGAATCTCCTCTCATCATGTTACTGGTGGCTGCCGGGGCCGCCTATCTGGGCAAGCTTTGGTGGGCCGACTTGCAGGCCCACCGCCGGGGGGAGCCCAACCCCAAAGCCTTCCCTGGCGCCGTGCCCTCCCCTCTCCTGCCCATCTGGATCGCCATCGGCGGCGCGCTCGCGCTCGTCGCGCTGGAGACCGGCGGCGAATACGCGCTCGGCGTAAGTGCCGACCAGAGCGACATCTCGTGGCTCTACCTGCTGCCCATGCTCGCAGCCGGTTTTGGCGAAGAGCTGATCTTCCGCGGCTATCTCGTAGTCACGAAAAAAGGCAAGGCGGTCCTCTGGGCCAGCATCGTCGGGTTTTCGCTGCTCTTTGCCCTCGCCCACTACCAGTATTATACCGAGCAGGCCGAAGGCGCCGCCTGGTATCAGTTTAGCTGGGCGCTGGACAAGCAGGCTGCCTGGGCCCTGCTGCTGCTTTTCCTCAACTCGCTCTGGTTTTACACCGTGCGCTTCTGGAGCCTCAACCCCGACCGCTCCCTGCTGCCCTGCATCGCGGCCCACATGTCGAGCAACCTGGCCGTCTTCCTCGTCAAGCTCGCCCAAGGCCACGTGACCTCCCTCGCCTGA
- a CDS encoding polyprenyl synthetase family protein: MVASSGPSTPRPEGIGSITAPIEAHLQALERYLLDEVSSFEPEVQELVRYTFQHSGKKIRPILVFYSGWTGEGEEPPTDLIRAAAIVELVHLATLVHDDILDNADLRHRTPTVAHRYGAHAAVLLGDAVFAHALKLAADFPTTFVCREVAQATRQVCSGEIAQTFARGRADLSLPAYYRMIDLKTAELFRVSALLGATLTHPASGFPEAAAEFARRLGIAYQIFDDLADLFSSEDKAGKTLGTDLASGKFTLPFLLWFPTLTDAQQQEWIRRINTHPDAVLELRAEWEQAGILPKVVDAFRHELRLATEALEPYQELPAAQRLPRLLGFVEAACAKLLAQIGYQE, encoded by the coding sequence ATGGTAGCATCCAGTGGTCCCAGCACGCCCCGGCCCGAGGGCATCGGCAGCATCACCGCCCCGATCGAAGCGCACCTGCAGGCGCTTGAGCGGTACTTGCTGGACGAGGTGTCTTCCTTTGAGCCGGAGGTGCAGGAGCTGGTGCGCTACACCTTCCAGCACAGTGGCAAGAAGATCCGGCCCATCCTCGTATTTTACAGCGGCTGGACAGGCGAGGGCGAGGAGCCGCCGACCGATCTCATCCGCGCCGCCGCCATCGTGGAGCTCGTCCACCTCGCCACGCTGGTGCACGACGATATCCTGGACAATGCCGACCTGCGGCACCGCACCCCCACGGTGGCCCACCGCTACGGGGCCCATGCGGCGGTGCTGTTGGGCGATGCTGTGTTTGCCCACGCGCTGAAGCTGGCGGCGGACTTCCCGACCACCTTCGTCTGCCGCGAAGTGGCGCAGGCCACCCGGCAAGTCTGCTCAGGCGAGATCGCGCAGACCTTTGCCCGTGGGCGCGCCGACCTCTCTCTGCCGGCCTACTACCGGATGATCGACTTGAAGACGGCGGAGCTGTTTCGCGTGTCGGCCCTGTTGGGCGCTACCTTGACGCACCCGGCCTCGGGCTTCCCCGAAGCGGCAGCGGAGTTCGCGCGCCGCCTCGGCATCGCTTACCAGATCTTCGACGACCTGGCCGACCTCTTTTCCTCGGAAGACAAGGCGGGCAAAACGCTGGGGACCGACCTCGCGAGCGGCAAGTTCACCCTGCCGTTCCTGCTCTGGTTCCCCACGTTGACCGATGCGCAGCAGCAGGAGTGGATCCGCCGTATCAACACCCACCCCGATGCGGTGCTGGAGCTGCGGGCGGAGTGGGAGCAGGCCGGCATCCTGCCCAAGGTGGTCGACGCCTTCCGCCACGAGCTGCGCTTGGCCACCGAGGCCCTCGAGCCCTATCAGGAGCTGCCGGCGGCCCAGAGGCTTCCCCGCCTGCTCGGTTTCGTGGAGGCCGCCTGCGCCAAGCTGCTCGCCCAGATCGGCTATCAGGAGTAA
- a CDS encoding sigma-70 family RNA polymerase sigma factor, which translates to MASFSSSMALTGTLDKAATTSSAPVTSADEDWSYVERVQAGDVAAFDFLVTKYRERLFSIVYNMTSNREDAADLTQEAFIKAFSSIKRFRGKSSFFTWLYRIAVNTTLSQLKKHRLRRFFSLENLHDEATSSEIVETLSEGGKAERRSLASELQEKLNEALQKLSPKHRTVVVLFEIEGLSHQEISEIMGCSVGTVRSRLHYAKQQLQAYLQDYIR; encoded by the coding sequence ATGGCATCTTTCAGCTCCTCAATGGCTTTGACCGGCACACTCGACAAGGCGGCGACTACTTCATCTGCACCTGTGACCAGTGCGGACGAGGATTGGTCGTACGTGGAGCGAGTGCAGGCCGGCGATGTGGCGGCCTTTGATTTCCTCGTCACCAAGTACCGGGAGCGTCTCTTTTCGATCGTCTACAACATGACGTCGAACCGGGAGGACGCTGCCGACCTGACGCAGGAAGCCTTTATCAAGGCCTTTTCGTCCATCAAGCGCTTCCGCGGCAAGTCCTCGTTCTTCACGTGGCTTTACCGCATCGCCGTCAATACCACCCTCAGCCAGCTGAAAAAGCACCGCTTGCGCCGCTTCTTCAGCCTGGAAAACCTGCACGACGAAGCCACTTCTTCGGAGATTGTCGAAACCCTCTCCGAGGGCGGCAAGGCGGAGCGTCGCAGTTTGGCCAGCGAGCTGCAGGAAAAATTGAACGAAGCGCTTCAGAAGCTGTCTCCTAAGCATAGAACGGTCGTGGTCCTTTTCGAAATCGAGGGTCTTAGCCACCAAGAGATTTCGGAGATCATGGGATGTTCTGTCGGGACGGTCCGCTCACGCTTGCATTATGCCAAGCAACAGCTCCAGGCCTACCTGCAGGACTATATCCGCTGA
- a CDS encoding S1C family serine protease, protein MALQRRMVELYEQHSHSIVRVKAAYPSSGPDDTPRVLIGTGFFISREGHVLTNATVVQKPERAWVEQNGVSYAADVVGIDESSNLALLKVRDLPPRFNFFHLADTPELPPVGTILVRISMPLEFGPSPSLGLVTGYESRFAQRFFPCKFMRTSLPAGPGEGGAAYIDLSGRLVGMQTFSLPEMGATYALPARAALRLRDDLLFNGEIGYGWIGFEIRIESDRERGARLVIDKLVPETPATNSGLEPDDVLIEIGGYEIHTLDDLRNAMFYSRVGTFTDIKVRRGDVVKEFSVQVAKRPKNEPLEIVTRMPRLDGEVSPIRRPSEPPEDSMILPFSAEMPLPMMPAEGQ, encoded by the coding sequence ATGGCGCTCCAGCGCCGCATGGTGGAGCTGTATGAGCAGCACTCGCACTCCATCGTCCGCGTCAAGGCCGCCTATCCGTCTTCCGGGCCCGACGACACCCCACGCGTGCTGATCGGCACGGGCTTCTTCATTTCCCGCGAAGGCCATGTGCTGACCAATGCCACCGTGGTGCAAAAGCCCGAGCGCGCCTGGGTCGAGCAAAACGGCGTCTCCTATGCCGCCGATGTGGTGGGCATCGACGAAAGCAGCAACCTGGCGCTGCTCAAGGTCCGCGACCTGCCGCCCCGCTTCAATTTCTTCCACTTGGCCGATACGCCGGAGCTGCCGCCGGTGGGCACCATCCTCGTCCGGATCAGTATGCCGTTGGAGTTTGGGCCGTCGCCCAGCCTGGGCCTCGTTACCGGCTACGAATCGCGGTTCGCCCAACGCTTTTTCCCCTGCAAGTTTATGCGCACCTCCCTGCCAGCCGGCCCGGGCGAGGGTGGTGCCGCCTATATCGACCTCAGCGGTCGCCTGGTGGGCATGCAGACCTTTTCCTTGCCTGAGATGGGCGCCACCTATGCCCTGCCGGCCCGGGCGGCCCTGCGCCTGCGGGACGACCTGCTTTTCAACGGAGAGATCGGTTATGGCTGGATCGGCTTCGAGATCCGCATCGAGAGCGACCGCGAGCGCGGCGCACGCCTGGTGATCGATAAGCTCGTGCCTGAGACGCCCGCTACCAACTCCGGCCTTGAGCCCGACGACGTGCTGATCGAGATCGGCGGCTATGAGATCCATACGCTCGACGATCTACGCAACGCCATGTTCTACTCCCGCGTAGGCACGTTTACCGACATCAAGGTGCGCCGGGGCGATGTCGTGAAGGAATTTTCCGTGCAAGTGGCCAAGCGGCCCAAAAACGAGCCGCTGGAGATCGTGACCCGCATGCCCCGGCTCGACGGCGAAGTCTCGCCCATCCGCCGCCCCAGTGAGCCGCCCGAAGATTCGATGATCCTGCCCTTCAGCGCCGAAATGCCGCTCCCCATGATGCCGGCGGAAGGCCAGTAA
- a CDS encoding class II fumarate hydratase, protein MRTERDSMGEMQVPDSALYGASTQRAVLNFPISGRGMPADFVQALGLLKWACVSANEELSRISKDKADLIRAASLEIYAGKHNDQFPVDVFQTGSATSSNMNANEVIANLCSLATGEAVGSKKPIHPNDDCNLGQSSNDTMPTTLHVAVALALKDKLIPALEHLHAKLDEKAKSFDDVVKIGRTHLMDATPLTLGQEFSGYAQQVKKSIVRAKKGIEALEELAIGGTAVGTGINTHPEFSARVARLLSEKTGLKFREADNHFEAQGGRDDSVEVAGYLSTIAASLTKVANDIRLLGSGPRSGIFEINLPSTQPGSSIMPGKVNPVMSEMLIQSAIYTQGLCTSVAICGRDGHFELNVTIPLIAYSLLESITVLANGARTFADRCVAGIECNRDRCDELVKKSLMLVTALNPYIGYDNAAKVAKKAFAENKTLREVVLEMGLMEADKLDEALDPSTMVTPQA, encoded by the coding sequence ATGAGAACTGAACGCGACTCGATGGGCGAAATGCAAGTGCCCGATTCCGCTCTCTACGGCGCCTCTACCCAGCGGGCCGTCCTGAACTTCCCCATCAGTGGGCGCGGGATGCCTGCCGACTTCGTCCAGGCCCTCGGCCTGCTCAAGTGGGCCTGCGTATCGGCCAATGAAGAGCTGAGCCGCATTTCGAAGGACAAGGCCGACTTGATCCGCGCGGCCTCGCTCGAGATTTACGCCGGCAAGCACAACGACCAGTTCCCGGTCGACGTCTTCCAGACGGGCAGCGCCACCTCCAGCAACATGAATGCGAACGAGGTGATCGCCAACCTGTGCAGCCTCGCCACCGGTGAGGCCGTCGGCTCCAAGAAGCCCATCCACCCCAACGACGATTGCAACCTCGGTCAGTCCTCCAACGACACGATGCCGACCACCCTGCACGTCGCGGTGGCCCTCGCGCTGAAGGACAAGCTGATCCCCGCCCTGGAGCACCTCCACGCCAAGCTCGACGAAAAGGCCAAGTCCTTCGACGACGTGGTGAAGATCGGCCGCACCCACTTGATGGACGCCACGCCGCTCACGCTCGGCCAGGAATTCAGCGGTTACGCCCAGCAGGTCAAGAAGTCGATCGTGCGCGCGAAGAAGGGCATCGAAGCCCTCGAAGAACTCGCTATCGGCGGCACCGCAGTCGGCACCGGCATCAACACGCACCCTGAGTTCAGCGCCCGCGTGGCCCGCCTGCTCAGCGAAAAGACGGGCCTGAAGTTCCGCGAAGCCGACAACCACTTCGAAGCCCAGGGCGGTCGCGACGACTCCGTGGAAGTTGCGGGCTACCTCAGCACCATCGCTGCCAGCCTCACCAAGGTCGCCAACGACATCCGCCTGCTCGGCAGCGGCCCCCGCAGCGGCATCTTCGAGATCAATCTGCCCTCCACCCAGCCGGGCAGCTCGATCATGCCGGGCAAGGTCAACCCGGTGATGAGCGAAATGCTGATCCAGTCCGCCATTTACACGCAGGGCCTCTGCACCAGCGTGGCCATCTGCGGCCGCGACGGTCACTTCGAGCTCAACGTGACGATCCCGCTGATCGCCTACAGCCTGCTCGAATCCATCACCGTGCTCGCCAACGGCGCCCGCACCTTCGCCGACCGCTGCGTGGCTGGCATCGAGTGCAACCGCGACCGCTGCGACGAGCTGGTGAAGAAGAGCCTCATGCTCGTCACCGCCCTCAACCCCTACATCGGCTACGACAATGCCGCCAAGGTGGCCAAGAAGGCCTTCGCCGAGAACAAGACCCTCCGCGAAGTGGTGCTCGAAATGGGCCTGATGGAAGCCGACAAGCTCGACGAGGCACTCGACCCCAGCACGATGGTGACGCCGCAGGCCTAA
- a CDS encoding DCC1-like thiol-disulfide oxidoreductase family protein — translation MDEPPILFFDGVCNLCNHTVDFILRHEREPRLRFAPLQGEHARRLLPPLGIDPEALDSLVLYEAGRVYQRSAGAFALAAYLRAPWCWLRAFRILPRAWLDALYRYVAARRYRWFGQKESCRLPTPEERARFLD, via the coding sequence GTGGACGAGCCGCCGATCCTCTTCTTCGACGGGGTGTGCAACCTCTGCAACCACACGGTCGACTTCATCCTCCGGCACGAGCGGGAGCCACGGCTGCGCTTCGCCCCGCTACAAGGGGAGCACGCCCGCCGCCTCCTGCCCCCGCTGGGGATCGACCCGGAGGCGCTCGACAGCCTCGTGCTGTACGAAGCGGGCAGGGTGTATCAGCGCAGTGCCGGGGCCTTCGCACTGGCCGCTTACCTGCGCGCCCCGTGGTGCTGGCTGCGCGCCTTTCGTATTTTGCCCCGGGCCTGGCTCGATGCTTTATACCGTTATGTCGCCGCCCGCCGCTATCGCTGGTTCGGCCAAAAGGAGAGCTGCCGGTTGCCGACTCCTGAAGAGCGCGCCCGTTTCCTCGATTAA
- a CDS encoding secondary thiamine-phosphate synthase enzyme YjbQ gives MKIHQATISVSARGQGTTEFTHDIEREVRQSGVRNGLVHVFCQHTSCSLVIMENADPTARRDLEEWLNRLVPENVPYFQHTLEGPDDMPSHIKMALTRTSETLPLHDGQLQLGTWQGVFLWEHRRSSHRRRIFITVMGE, from the coding sequence ATGAAGATCCATCAGGCGACGATCAGCGTTTCCGCCCGCGGGCAAGGCACCACCGAGTTCACGCACGATATCGAGCGCGAGGTGCGCCAGAGCGGCGTGCGCAACGGCCTCGTGCACGTGTTCTGCCAGCACACCAGTTGCAGTCTCGTCATCATGGAGAATGCCGACCCCACCGCCCGCCGCGATCTGGAAGAATGGCTGAACCGCCTCGTGCCGGAAAACGTGCCCTACTTCCAGCACACGCTGGAAGGGCCCGACGACATGCCCAGCCACATCAAGATGGCGCTCACCCGCACCAGTGAGACGCTCCCGCTGCACGACGGCCAGCTCCAGCTCGGCACCTGGCAAGGCGTATTCCTCTGGGAGCACCGCCGCTCTTCCCACCGCCGCCGCATCTTCATCACCGTGATGGGAGAGTAG